The Horticoccus luteus DNA window CTCGTAGGCTTGCGACGACGACGGCACATACGAAAACGCCAGCGCCACGCCCGTGACCACTTGCACGATAAACGCCACCAGCGTCGCACTCCCAAACACATACCACCAGCGCGCATCGCGCGGCACCAAGTGCTGGAGCGAGGGGCCGATGAGCGCCGTGATGCCCAGCCGGTCATCGAGCCACTGCCACGTGGAACGAAAGGGGTTTCTCATAGCGTCGTCGTGATCGGAATCGGTGCGGCTTTGATCTCCACTTGGCCGCTCGCGATGCGCACCTCGTAGCGTACCAGCGGTGACGGCGGCGGACCGGCGGCCACGGTCCCGTCCGCATAATAAACGCCGCCATGGCACGGGCACATGAACAACTTCGAGCCGGCGAGCCAGCGCACCGGACAACCCATGTGCGTGCAGTGAATGGAAAACGCGGTGAACTGGTCGCTGCTGTCCCGCCGCAGCCACGCCGCGCTCTTGGCGGTGATGCCCGCCCACGGCAACGGCGACGAATCGGGAAACGGCACGCTGATCGTCTGCCCAACTTGAAAGTCATCGACCTTCCCCACCGCAATCCACGACTCCTTCACCTTTCGAAACAGCGGCGCAAAAATGAAGCCCACGAGCGGCACGCCCAAGATCGCCGCGCAAAGTCCGGCCAATCCAAGTGAAAGTCGTCCGAAGAAATCGCGGCGGGAGAGATCCTTTCCCGCGCACCCTTCGCACGGCGTGGAGGGATTATGGTTGGTTTCGTTCATGACGAATTTCAGAGATCCATCCGGCGAGCGAAGCGATGAAGAGCCCGACGCCCACCACCAGCACCACCCACGAGGTGATCAGTCCCCAGAAAATGAACGTCGTGCCCATCGCCAGCCCGGAGGGAAAGAACGTCGGGCGCGGCAGCACTTCGGGCGGGAGCGGCTCCCAGTCCGGCGGCGTGTGAGGCGAAGACGGCGCGTTCATGGTGTGTCGCCCGTCACGGTTCGAGGCGTGCTGGCAAACCACCGCGCGACCTGCGCGAAAATCGCCGCCAGATAAATCAGGCACATCGGCACCCACATCAGCAGGCCGCCCACTTGTTGGTCCCGCTCGGGCGTGAAACCCCAACCGTCGCGCAACGTTGCCATCACACCGAAACGGTCGGCCGCCGGCGCGGCGTAAACGGAGCACACTGTCACCGGCGAAAACGTGATGATGATTCCGAGAATGCTGCACGTCACACAGGCGCTGAACAGATAGAGCACTGCCGCCGGCGGCGCGAGCCGCTCCGCCTCACGCGGCGCCAGAATCGGCCGCCAGAACAGGCAACCCAACACCAGCAACGACACCGTCTGCAACGCGTGGACCGGCCGCGAAGCCACCGCGGCGTCGCACAACGCCGGCACGTGCCAGAACCACATCGCGCCCACTCCCGCCAGCCAGCCGGTCAACGGGTGCCGAAGTAGTCGTGGTCGCATCGCGAGGGACCACGCCCGAGGCAGGCTGAGCAGCACGCACGCCGGCACGATCAACAGCAGCAGGATATGTTGCGCCATGTGGGCGCTGAACAGGTAACCATCCGCGAGCGCGTTCAGCGGCGAAAGCAGCGTGAGCCAGGCCACCGCGAGCGCCGCCCCAAACCACGCCAGCCGCCGCGAAGCGCGACACCAGATGAGATACGCCGCGAGCGCCGCCATGCCGCACGCCAGAATGGGCACGTTGCACGTCCACGCCGAGAGCAGGAATTCGCGAGTGTTCATCGGAAGCGGGGCAGCAAATAGACGACCGTGAAAACGACGACCCAGACGGCGTCGACGAAATGCCAATAGAGCCCAACGGCTTTCAGCGCCGGCGAATGGCGGCGGCGGAAATCACCGGCCATGGCGAGCCAGAGGACGACTAACAGCGCGATCAGGCCCACGCACACATGCAATCCGTGAAACCCGGTGAGCGTGAAGAAAGTGGTGGCGAACAGGTTCGAATCCACCCGCGCGCCGTGGTGGAAAAGATCCCAGTATTCCCACGCCTGCCCCACGATGAAAACACCGCCCAGCACCAGCGTCGTCCCGAGCCAGACCGCCAGCTTGCGAGGTTGCCCGCGCTGTTCGCTGACCTCGGCGCGCCAGAGCGTCAGGCTGCTCGCCAGCAGACAGAGTGTAAAGAACCCGGTCTTCAGCAGCTTCAAATCCGCCGGGCCCGGCCCCGGCTGGGGAATCGCGTTGTAGAAGAGAAACGCCAGAATCAACACGCCGAAGAACCCCGTCTCGGAAATGATGAAGGCAATAATGCTCGTGCGGTTTTTTTCCGGCGCCATTGCGTCCGTCTTTCCTCTCGTGCCCACGGGCGGGTCGGGCCGATCCGGATTCGCCACATCCCACAACGGCCGCCGGCTGCGGATCGGCGGCAGCGCGTGGAAATTTTCATGCGGCGGCGGCGAGGTGGTCGCCCATTCCAGCGTCCACGCCTGCCAGGGATTGTCTCCCGCCAGCTTCCCGCGCAGCAGGCTCACGCCGAGATTCCACACCAACAATATTGCCGCCGCCGCCATCAAAAATGCACCGAAGGTGGACAGCAGATTCATCCCCTCCCATCCCGGCAGATCAGGATAGGTGAAGACGCGGCGCGGCATGCCGGCCAGGCCCAGCAAATGCTGCGGAATGAACGTCAGATTGAAACCCGCCACCATGAGCCAAAACGTCCACTTTCCGATCCGTTCCGAGAGCATCCGGCCGCTCATTTTCGGCACCCAATAATGCAGCGCGCCGAGGATCGCGAAGACGATCAGGCCGACGAAAACAAAATGAAAATGCGCCACGAGGTAGTAACTGTTTTTCGTCTGCCAATCGAGCGCCGCGACCGCGAGACTCACCCCCGTCAAACCCGCGAGAAGAAATTGCGCCAGCGCCGCCACGCAGAACAGCATGGGTGTATCCAGGCGGATACGCCCGCCGAGCATGGTCGCCGCCCACGCGAGGACTTTGATCCCCGTCGGAATCGCGATCAACATGCTCGACGCAACGAAGAACAAATCCACCGCGTGCCCCAGGCCCACCGTGAACATGTGGTGCGCCCACACCAACAAACTCAGAAAGGCGATCGCCACTGTGGAGCCCGCCACGAACTCGTAGCCGAAGATCGGTTTGCGCGAAAACACCGGGATGATCTCCGACAAAATCCCGAACGCCGGCACCGCCACGATATAGACTTCCGGATGGCCGAACGCCCAGAAGATGTGCTGCCACATGATCGCCGATCCGCCGCCCGACGGCAGAAAAAAGTGCCCGCCGAGTTGTCGGTCGAT harbors:
- a CDS encoding ubiquinol-cytochrome c reductase iron-sulfur subunit translates to MNETNHNPSTPCEGCAGKDLSRRDFFGRLSLGLAGLCAAILGVPLVGFIFAPLFRKVKESWIAVGKVDDFQVGQTISVPFPDSSPLPWAGITAKSAAWLRRDSSDQFTAFSIHCTHMGCPVRWLAGSKLFMCPCHGGVYYADGTVAAGPPPSPLVRYEVRIASGQVEIKAAPIPITTTL
- a CDS encoding cytochrome c oxidase assembly protein; its protein translation is MNTREFLLSAWTCNVPILACGMAALAAYLIWCRASRRLAWFGAALAVAWLTLLSPLNALADGYLFSAHMAQHILLLLIVPACVLLSLPRAWSLAMRPRLLRHPLTGWLAGVGAMWFWHVPALCDAAVASRPVHALQTVSLLVLGCLFWRPILAPREAERLAPPAAVLYLFSACVTCSILGIIITFSPVTVCSVYAAPAADRFGVMATLRDGWGFTPERDQQVGGLLMWVPMCLIYLAAIFAQVARWFASTPRTVTGDTP
- the ctaD gene encoding cytochrome c oxidase subunit I, with translation MNEVASALDRAGLLTAAEREHWKIAWLSTVDHKRIGILYLVTALFFFVVGGVEALLIRLQLATPVSSLLAPDTYNMLFTMHGTTMIFLVAMPALFGLANYVVPLQIGARDMAFPRLNAFSFWLVPFGGILLHFSFLTGGAPAVGWFAYAPLSETPYSPQLGVDYWALALLVLGIGSVGTSINLLVTVLSRRAPHMTLRRLPLFSWMILVNSFLVIIALPVLNAGLAMLLIDRQLGGHFFLPSGGGSAIMWQHIFWAFGHPEVYIVAVPAFGILSEIIPVFSRKPIFGYEFVAGSTVAIAFLSLLVWAHHMFTVGLGHAVDLFFVASSMLIAIPTGIKVLAWAATMLGGRIRLDTPMLFCVAALAQFLLAGLTGVSLAVAALDWQTKNSYYLVAHFHFVFVGLIVFAILGALHYWVPKMSGRMLSERIGKWTFWLMVAGFNLTFIPQHLLGLAGMPRRVFTYPDLPGWEGMNLLSTFGAFLMAAAAILLVWNLGVSLLRGKLAGDNPWQAWTLEWATTSPPPHENFHALPPIRSRRPLWDVANPDRPDPPVGTRGKTDAMAPEKNRTSIIAFIISETGFFGVLILAFLFYNAIPQPGPGPADLKLLKTGFFTLCLLASSLTLWRAEVSEQRGQPRKLAVWLGTTLVLGGVFIVGQAWEYWDLFHHGARVDSNLFATTFFTLTGFHGLHVCVGLIALLVVLWLAMAGDFRRRHSPALKAVGLYWHFVDAVWVVVFTVVYLLPRFR